The following proteins come from a genomic window of Paracoccus sp. MBLB3053:
- the paaD gene encoding 1,2-phenylacetyl-CoA epoxidase subunit PaaD has translation MAAALHPGTDQVWDWLSQVPDPEIPVISLTDLGIIRAVAWADDTLVVTVTPTYSGCPATSIINLDIETALRGHGIEKLRLERQLSPPWTTDWITAEGRDKLRAYGIAPPIDGTAADGRLAGRIARLAGSSNLVIACPRCGSTKTEKLSQFGSTPCKASYRCTDCLEPFDYFKCI, from the coding sequence ATGGCCGCCGCGCTTCATCCCGGCACGGATCAGGTCTGGGACTGGCTCTCGCAGGTCCCGGACCCCGAAATCCCGGTCATCAGCCTGACGGACCTCGGTATCATCCGCGCTGTCGCCTGGGCCGATGACACGCTGGTCGTCACCGTCACGCCGACCTATTCGGGCTGCCCCGCGACCAGCATCATCAATCTCGATATCGAGACCGCCCTGCGCGGCCACGGCATCGAGAAGCTGCGGCTGGAACGCCAGCTTTCGCCGCCTTGGACGACGGATTGGATCACCGCGGAGGGCCGCGACAAGCTGCGCGCCTATGGCATCGCGCCGCCGATCGACGGCACCGCCGCCGATGGCCGGCTGGCCGGGCGCATCGCGCGGCTCGCGGGGTCCTCGAACCTGGTGATCGCCTGCCCGCGCTGCGGCTCGACCAAGACCGAGAAACTCAGCCAGTTCGGCTCGACGCCCTGCAAGGCAAGCTATCGCTGCACCGACTGTCTGGAACCCTTCGACTATTTCAAATGCATCTGA
- the paaE gene encoding 1,2-phenylacetyl-CoA epoxidase subunit PaaE gives MARFHPLKVTDVRRETRDAVVVTLAPRDEDRALFDFTQGQYLTFRRDFDGEELRRSYSICAGLDEGCLKVGIKRVDGGAFSTWANENLAPGDEIDAMPPMGKFYTPIEAGAEKQYLGFAGGSGITPLLSIIKTVLAREPGSQFTLVYANRQINTIMFREELDDLKNLYLGRFSVIHVLEQEGQEIDLFTGRVDAEKMKALFTHWIDAEAIDTAFICGPEPMMLAIAASLREHGLDDSQIKFELFASSQPGKAKARAVSRDAVAPGAGTEATVTLDGATRNFTMARQGETILDAAIANNMDAPYSCKAGVCSTCRCKVIEGEVEMAVNHALEDYEVRAGYVLSCQAYPLSDRVVVTYDE, from the coding sequence ATGGCACGCTTCCACCCGCTGAAGGTCACCGATGTGCGCCGCGAGACCCGCGATGCCGTGGTCGTGACCCTGGCCCCGCGCGACGAGGACCGCGCGCTCTTCGACTTCACCCAAGGCCAATACCTGACCTTCCGCCGCGATTTCGACGGCGAGGAGCTGCGCCGCAGCTACTCGATCTGCGCCGGTCTCGACGAGGGCTGCCTCAAGGTCGGGATCAAGCGCGTCGATGGCGGCGCCTTCTCGACCTGGGCCAACGAAAATCTTGCGCCCGGCGATGAAATCGACGCCATGCCGCCGATGGGTAAGTTCTATACCCCGATCGAGGCGGGGGCGGAAAAGCAGTATCTGGGCTTTGCTGGCGGCTCGGGCATCACGCCGCTTCTGTCGATCATCAAGACGGTGCTGGCGCGCGAGCCGGGCTCGCAATTCACGCTGGTCTATGCCAACCGCCAGATCAACACGATCATGTTCCGCGAGGAACTGGACGATCTGAAGAACCTGTATCTGGGCCGCTTCTCGGTCATCCATGTGCTGGAACAGGAAGGCCAGGAGATCGACCTCTTCACCGGCCGGGTCGATGCCGAGAAGATGAAGGCGCTCTTCACCCATTGGATCGACGCCGAGGCGATTGACACCGCCTTCATCTGCGGCCCCGAGCCGATGATGCTGGCCATCGCCGCCTCGCTGCGCGAGCATGGGCTGGACGACAGCCAGATCAAGTTCGAGCTTTTCGCCAGCAGCCAGCCGGGCAAGGCCAAGGCCCGCGCCGTATCGCGCGACGCCGTCGCGCCGGGCGCGGGGACCGAGGCCACGGTGACGCTGGACGGCGCCACCCGCAACTTCACCATGGCGCGGCAGGGCGAGACGATCCTCGACGCCGCCATCGCCAACAACATGGACGCGCCCTATTCCTGCAAGGCGGGTGTCTGCTCGACCTGCCGTTGCAAGGTGATCGAGGGTGAGGTCGAGATGGCGGTGAACCACGCGCTGGAAGATTACGAGGTCCGCGCGGGCTATGTCCTGAGCTGCCAGGCCTATCCGCTGTCCGACCGCGTGGTCGTGACCTATGACGAGTGA
- a CDS encoding Phenylacetic acid catabolic protein has product MSDTMNIEDYLAQGGVLTAPENVPARYRGELLRLMASFVDSELAASAGFAGAINFAPGIKARIAASRITLEKADHAGRVLAVMGEFGTDTSRYETSHDWAARVSREADLGASRLGGDMRLSVLHYPITGWADAVVLNTLQGLATGVQMTELTRVSYGPLAEVFREIAPREARHAELGLEGLERLAATEAGREAAQASLAYWQPRVAAGFGSLASNRYDMLARFGLRRTPNETLLARWQALVTERLAAIGL; this is encoded by the coding sequence ATGTCGGACACGATGAACATCGAGGACTACCTGGCGCAGGGCGGCGTGCTGACCGCGCCCGAGAACGTCCCGGCCCGCTATCGCGGCGAGCTGCTGCGCCTGATGGCGAGCTTCGTCGACAGCGAGCTGGCCGCCTCGGCCGGTTTCGCCGGGGCGATCAATTTCGCCCCCGGCATCAAGGCGCGCATCGCCGCCAGCCGGATCACGCTGGAAAAGGCCGATCACGCGGGCCGCGTCCTTGCCGTGATGGGCGAGTTCGGCACCGATACCTCGCGCTACGAGACCAGCCATGACTGGGCGGCGCGGGTCTCGCGCGAGGCCGATCTGGGCGCGAGCCGCCTTGGCGGCGACATGCGCCTGTCGGTCCTGCATTACCCGATCACCGGCTGGGCCGATGCCGTGGTGCTGAACACGCTGCAGGGCCTCGCGACCGGGGTGCAGATGACCGAGCTGACGCGGGTGAGCTACGGCCCGCTGGCCGAGGTCTTCCGCGAGATCGCCCCGCGCGAGGCGCGCCATGCCGAGCTGGGGCTCGAGGGCCTCGAACGCCTCGCCGCGACCGAGGCCGGGCGCGAAGCCGCGCAGGCCTCGCTGGCCTATTGGCAGCCGCGCGTCGCGGCCGGTTTCGGCAGCCTCGCCTCGAACCGCTACGACATGCTGGCGCGCTTCGGCCTGCGCCGCACCCCGAACGAAACGCTGCTTGCCCGCTGGCAGGCGCTTGTCACCGAACGTCTGGCCGCAATCGGCCTTTGA
- the paaZ gene encoding phenylacetic acid degradation bifunctional protein PaaZ, with the protein MTTPRRLESYVCGRWTPGAKDGQPLLDAATGETVALIDSTGLDFAATLAHGREVAGPKLRAMSFHDRAAMLKALGLALMGMKEEFYAESLKTGATRTDGWIDIEGGIGTMLTFASKGRRELPNTRVLTDGDVETLSKDASFSAQHILTPLQGVAVHINAFNFPIWGMLEKIAPTLLAGVPCLVKPASQTAYLTELMVRRIIGTGILPEGALQLICGSVGDLLDHVTGQDAVTFTGSAWTGRKLKSHKAIVENSVRFTMEADSLNAAILGPDAVAGTPEFDLFVKEVAREMTTKAGQKCTAIRRVIAPRAQVEALVEALRARLEKTAVGLPGDEATRMGPLASFEQRDEVRERIRELQADAEIVAGNPDEVRLSSGDAERGAFLNPVLLYADNPFAAANIHDVEAFGPVSTLMPYDDLGEAVELARMGKGSLVSSVFTDDPQVAEEVVIGAAPFHGRVMIGNRASAKTSTGHGSPLAALVHGGPGRAGGGEEMGGMRGVKHYMQRTAVQGAPRLLSAVTGRWIEGAPTQRGVHPFRKSLAELSIGDQLVTATRTITREDVEHFAQFTGDTFYAHMDEVAAKANPFFEDRVAHGYLIASFAAGLFVEPNPGPVLANYGVDNLRFLSPVYFGDTLQVRLTCKEINPRANAEHGEVRWDCQVTNQNGAVVAQYDVLTMVAKTWPAVAQAAE; encoded by the coding sequence ATGACCACTCCGCGTCGGCTTGAAAGCTATGTCTGCGGCCGCTGGACCCCCGGCGCGAAGGACGGCCAGCCGCTTCTGGATGCCGCGACCGGCGAAACGGTTGCCCTGATCGACTCGACGGGCCTTGATTTCGCCGCCACCCTCGCCCATGGCCGCGAGGTCGCCGGGCCGAAGCTGCGCGCCATGTCCTTCCATGACCGCGCCGCCATGCTCAAGGCGCTGGGTCTGGCCCTGATGGGCATGAAAGAGGAATTCTACGCCGAGAGCCTGAAGACCGGCGCGACCCGCACCGATGGCTGGATCGACATCGAGGGCGGCATCGGCACGATGCTGACCTTCGCCTCGAAGGGCCGCCGCGAGCTGCCCAATACCCGCGTGCTGACCGATGGCGATGTCGAGACCCTGTCCAAGGATGCGAGCTTCAGCGCGCAGCATATCCTGACGCCCCTGCAAGGCGTCGCGGTCCATATCAACGCCTTCAACTTCCCGATCTGGGGGATGCTCGAGAAGATCGCGCCGACCCTGCTGGCGGGCGTGCCCTGCCTCGTCAAGCCGGCCTCGCAAACCGCCTACCTGACCGAGCTGATGGTGCGCCGCATCATCGGGACCGGCATCCTGCCGGAAGGCGCGCTGCAGCTGATCTGCGGCTCGGTCGGCGACCTTCTGGACCATGTCACGGGGCAGGACGCGGTGACCTTCACCGGCTCGGCCTGGACGGGGCGCAAGCTGAAATCGCACAAGGCGATCGTCGAGAACTCGGTGCGCTTCACCATGGAGGCGGACAGCCTGAACGCCGCCATCCTCGGCCCCGACGCGGTCGCCGGCACGCCGGAATTCGATCTGTTCGTGAAAGAGGTGGCGCGCGAGATGACCACCAAGGCCGGGCAGAAATGCACCGCCATCCGCCGCGTCATCGCGCCCCGCGCGCAGGTCGAGGCGCTGGTCGAGGCGCTGCGCGCGCGGCTGGAAAAGACCGCCGTCGGCCTGCCGGGGGATGAGGCGACCCGCATGGGCCCGCTGGCGAGCTTCGAGCAGCGCGACGAGGTGCGCGAGCGCATCCGCGAGCTGCAGGCCGATGCCGAGATCGTCGCGGGCAATCCCGACGAGGTCCGCCTGTCCTCGGGCGATGCCGAGCGCGGCGCCTTCCTGAACCCGGTCCTGCTTTACGCCGACAATCCCTTCGCGGCGGCGAACATCCACGATGTCGAGGCCTTCGGCCCGGTCTCGACCCTGATGCCCTATGACGACCTGGGCGAGGCGGTCGAGCTGGCCCGGATGGGCAAGGGCTCGCTGGTCTCGTCGGTCTTCACCGATGATCCCCAGGTCGCCGAAGAGGTGGTGATCGGTGCGGCACCCTTCCATGGCCGGGTGATGATCGGCAACCGCGCCTCGGCCAAGACCTCGACCGGGCATGGCTCGCCCTTGGCGGCGCTGGTCCATGGCGGTCCGGGCCGCGCCGGCGGCGGCGAGGAAATGGGCGGCATGCGCGGCGTCAAGCACTACATGCAGCGCACCGCGGTGCAGGGCGCGCCGCGCCTGCTTTCGGCGGTGACCGGGCGCTGGATCGAGGGCGCGCCGACCCAGCGGGGCGTGCATCCGTTCCGCAAGTCCCTGGCCGAGCTCAGCATCGGCGACCAGCTGGTGACCGCGACCCGCACCATCACCCGCGAGGATGTCGAGCATTTCGCCCAGTTCACCGGCGACACCTTCTATGCCCACATGGACGAGGTGGCGGCCAAGGCGAACCCGTTCTTCGAAGATCGCGTGGCGCATGGCTACCTGATCGCCTCCTTCGCGGCGGGCCTTTTCGTCGAGCCCAATCCGGGCCCGGTGCTGGCGAATTACGGCGTCGACAACCTGCGCTTCCTGTCCCCGGTCTATTTCGGCGACACGCTGCAGGTCCGCCTGACCTGCAAGGAGATCAATCCGCGCGCCAATGCCGAGCATGGCGAGGTGCGCTGGGATTGCCAGGTCACCAACCAGAACGGGGCGGTGGTCGCGCAATATGACGTGCTGACCATGGTCGCCAAGACCTGGCCCGCCGTCGCCCAGGCCGCGGAATGA
- a CDS encoding acyltransferase — MSRTYAWDGIVPVIDPAAFVHPEAVVIGDVIIGPTVYVGPGAVLRGDFGRIILKPGCNVQETCVIHSFPGKDVVVEELGHIGHGAVLHGCHVGRNAMVGMNAVVMDEAVIGENTIVAAMAFVKAGAQIPPNSLAVGSPAKVIRELSADEIDWKRRGTGVYQQLALEARDKLKPAEALTEPEADRRRAEAPRYDPLVLERAGFSERP; from the coding sequence ATGAGCCGAACCTATGCCTGGGACGGCATCGTCCCGGTGATCGATCCCGCCGCCTTCGTGCATCCCGAGGCGGTGGTGATCGGCGACGTGATCATCGGCCCAACAGTCTATGTCGGACCGGGCGCCGTTCTGCGGGGCGATTTCGGGCGCATCATCCTGAAGCCGGGCTGCAATGTGCAGGAAACCTGCGTCATCCATTCCTTCCCGGGCAAGGATGTCGTGGTCGAGGAACTGGGCCATATCGGCCATGGCGCCGTGCTGCACGGCTGCCATGTCGGGCGCAATGCAATGGTCGGCATGAATGCGGTGGTGATGGACGAGGCGGTGATCGGCGAGAACACGATCGTCGCGGCCATGGCCTTCGTGAAGGCCGGGGCGCAGATCCCGCCGAACAGCCTCGCTGTCGGCTCGCCCGCCAAGGTCATCCGCGAATTGTCCGCCGACGAGATCGACTGGAAGCGGCGCGGCACCGGCGTCTACCAGCAGCTCGCGCTCGAGGCGCGGGACAAGCTGAAGCCGGCCGAGGCGCTGACGGAACCGGAAGCGGACCGGCGTAGGGCCGAGGCCCCGCGCTATGATCCCTTGGTGCTCGAACGCGCGGGCTTCAGCGAACGGCCTTGA
- a CDS encoding TetR/AcrR family transcriptional regulator, with the protein MARTRAVDFDEKRRGLLDSAAAVFADLGMEKASMAQIAAHGQVSKALLYHYYPSKGELIFEIIITHLEELNEAIEAADDHLLPPQQRLRKLVGIVLENYRGADNQHKVQLNATSALTDEQKAEILAVEKQIVRHFATVLREINPDLDNPERPLLTPVTMSLFGMMNWVYMWFRDGGRISREDYADVATTLILEGIKAVR; encoded by the coding sequence ATGGCTCGGACACGAGCAGTAGATTTCGATGAGAAACGGCGCGGCCTGCTGGATAGCGCGGCCGCCGTATTTGCCGACCTGGGCATGGAAAAAGCTTCCATGGCGCAGATCGCGGCCCATGGCCAGGTCTCAAAGGCGCTGCTATATCACTACTACCCCAGCAAGGGCGAATTGATCTTTGAGATCATCATCACTCATCTCGAAGAACTGAATGAGGCGATCGAGGCGGCTGATGATCACTTGCTTCCGCCGCAGCAGAGGCTGCGCAAGCTGGTCGGCATCGTCCTCGAGAACTACCGGGGCGCAGACAACCAGCACAAGGTCCAGCTCAACGCGACCTCCGCCCTGACGGATGAGCAGAAGGCCGAGATCCTTGCCGTGGAAAAGCAGATCGTCAGGCATTTCGCCACGGTACTGCGCGAGATAAATCCCGATCTCGACAATCCCGAAAGGCCCTTGCTGACCCCGGTCACCATGTCGCTCTTCGGCATGATGAACTGGGTCTACATGTGGTTCCGCGATGGTGGCCGGATCTCGCGCGAGGACTATGCCGATGTCGCGACGACCCTGATCCTCGAGGGGATCAAGGCCGTTCGCTGA
- the paaK gene encoding phenylacetate--CoA ligase PaaK, producing MQDLSPMNAGLDPIETASRDEIAELQFRRMQWSLKHAYENSPFYRRRFDENGAHPDDLKCLADISQFPFTVKQDLRETYPFGMFATPREKLVRIHGSSGTTGKPTVVGYTQRDIDTWASLIARSIRAAGGRPGDMLHNSYGYGLFTGGLGAHYGAEKLGCTVVPMSGGMTERQVTLINDFKPRIIMVTPSYMLSILDEFRRQGLDPRESSLEIGIFGAEPWTNSMRQEIEEAFNMHAVDIYGLSEIMGPGVAQECVETKDGLHVWEDHFYPEIIDPVTGEVLPDGQLGELVFTTLTKEGLPMVRYRTRDLTRLLPGTARSMRRIEKITGRSDDMIILRGVNVFPTQIEEQILKCQGLAPHFQIELSRSGRMDNMTVHVECTPEMCDESARAHSAKELAHHIKSVVGVSTRINVTDPNGVARSEGKAKRVVDNRPKE from the coding sequence ATGCAAGACCTGTCCCCGATGAATGCCGGGCTTGACCCCATCGAAACCGCCTCGCGCGATGAGATCGCCGAACTTCAGTTCCGCCGCATGCAATGGTCGCTGAAGCATGCCTACGAGAATTCGCCCTTTTATCGCAGGCGCTTCGATGAAAACGGCGCCCATCCCGATGACCTGAAGTGCCTCGCCGATATCTCGCAATTTCCATTCACCGTGAAGCAGGACCTGCGCGAGACCTATCCCTTTGGCATGTTCGCCACCCCGCGCGAAAAGCTGGTGCGCATCCACGGCTCGTCGGGCACCACCGGCAAGCCCACCGTCGTCGGCTATACCCAGCGCGACATCGACACCTGGGCCAGCCTGATCGCCCGCTCGATCCGCGCGGCGGGTGGCCGTCCGGGCGACATGCTGCACAACTCCTATGGCTACGGGCTGTTCACCGGCGGCCTCGGCGCGCATTACGGTGCCGAGAAGCTCGGCTGCACCGTGGTCCCGATGTCGGGCGGCATGACCGAACGCCAGGTGACGCTGATCAACGACTTCAAGCCGCGCATCATCATGGTGACGCCGAGCTACATGCTGTCGATCCTCGACGAGTTCCGCCGTCAGGGCCTTGATCCGCGCGAGAGCTCGCTGGAAATCGGTATCTTCGGGGCCGAGCCTTGGACCAACTCGATGCGCCAAGAGATCGAGGAAGCCTTCAACATGCATGCCGTGGACATCTACGGCCTGTCCGAGATCATGGGCCCCGGCGTCGCGCAGGAATGCGTCGAGACCAAGGACGGGCTGCATGTCTGGGAAGACCATTTCTATCCCGAGATCATCGACCCGGTCACCGGCGAGGTCCTGCCCGACGGCCAACTTGGTGAACTCGTCTTCACCACGCTGACCAAGGAAGGCCTGCCGATGGTGCGCTACCGCACCCGCGACCTGACCCGCCTGCTGCCGGGCACCGCGCGCAGCATGCGCCGGATCGAGAAGATCACCGGCCGCAGCGACGACATGATCATCCTGCGCGGCGTCAACGTCTTCCCGACCCAGATCGAAGAGCAGATCCTGAAATGCCAGGGCCTCGCGCCACATTTCCAGATCGAGCTTTCCCGCTCGGGCCGGATGGACAACATGACCGTCCATGTCGAATGCACGCCCGAGATGTGCGACGAAAGCGCCCGCGCCCATTCGGCCAAGGAACTCGCGCATCACATCAAGTCGGTCGTTGGCGTTTCGACACGCATCAATGTCACCGATCCGAACGGCGTCGCCCGCTCGGAAGGCAAGGCCAAGCGCGTGGTGGACAATCGGCCCAAGGAATGA
- the paaI gene encoding hydroxyphenylacetyl-CoA thioesterase PaaI, with amino-acid sequence MTPQELAEASAKAMWNDDSASQRLGMSLDHIAPGEADLTMTITAEMSNGHGNCHGGYMFTLADSAFAFACNSYNQLVVAQHCSITYLVPGRIGDRLTARAREVSRRGRSGIYDIRIFNQNGEHVAEFRGHSRTVKGTHLPVES; translated from the coding sequence ATGACCCCCCAGGAATTGGCCGAGGCTTCGGCCAAGGCGATGTGGAACGACGATTCCGCCAGTCAGCGTCTCGGCATGAGCCTTGATCATATCGCCCCTGGCGAGGCCGACCTGACGATGACGATCACCGCCGAGATGTCGAATGGCCATGGCAATTGCCACGGCGGCTACATGTTCACCCTGGCAGACAGCGCCTTTGCATTTGCCTGCAACAGCTACAATCAGCTGGTCGTGGCACAGCACTGCTCGATCACCTATCTTGTTCCCGGCCGGATCGGAGACCGGCTCACCGCCCGCGCGCGCGAAGTGTCGCGCCGGGGTCGTTCGGGGATCTACGACATTCGCATTTTCAACCAGAACGGCGAGCATGTGGCCGAGTTTCGTGGTCACTCGCGCACCGTCAAGGGAACCCATCTTCCGGTCGAAAGCTGA
- the paaG gene encoding 2-(1,2-epoxy-1,2-dihydrophenyl)acetyl-CoA isomerase PaaG: MTDTVLTTLVEGVLTLTLNRPEKLNSFNEEMHLALRTGLEMAHEDPTVRAVLLTGNGRAFSAGQDLGDRDPRKGGPAPDLGHTLDTFYNPTLRLIRNLQKPVICAVNGVAAGAGANLAFACDIVLAAKSAKFIQAFAKIGLVPDAGGTWSLARILGEPRAKALALTAEPLMAEKAADWGLIWKVVEDDALLAEATALATQLAAGPTLGLGLTKHLIQAAATNSLDEQLDLERDCQRRAGRSSDYAEGVTAFLEKRKPEFSGQ, from the coding sequence ATGACAGACACGGTTCTGACGACGCTGGTCGAGGGCGTCCTGACACTGACGCTCAACCGTCCGGAAAAGCTGAATTCCTTCAACGAGGAAATGCATCTGGCCCTGCGTACTGGTCTCGAGATGGCCCATGAGGATCCGACCGTTCGGGCCGTCCTGTTGACGGGAAACGGCCGTGCCTTCTCTGCGGGACAGGATCTAGGTGACCGTGATCCGCGCAAGGGTGGGCCTGCCCCGGATCTGGGTCACACGCTGGACACTTTCTACAATCCGACGCTGCGCCTGATCCGCAATCTGCAAAAGCCGGTGATTTGCGCGGTCAACGGCGTGGCCGCCGGCGCGGGCGCGAATCTGGCGTTTGCCTGCGACATCGTGCTGGCCGCGAAATCCGCGAAATTCATCCAAGCCTTCGCGAAGATCGGTCTTGTTCCCGATGCCGGTGGCACCTGGAGCCTAGCCCGCATTCTGGGCGAACCCCGCGCCAAGGCGCTGGCGCTGACCGCCGAGCCGCTGATGGCCGAAAAGGCCGCCGATTGGGGTCTGATCTGGAAAGTTGTGGAGGATGATGCCTTGTTGGCCGAGGCCACCGCGCTGGCGACCCAGCTCGCGGCAGGCCCGACCCTCGGTCTTGGCCTGACCAAGCATCTGATTCAGGCGGCAGCGACCAACAGCCTTGACGAGCAGCTTGACCTTGAACGCGACTGCCAGCGGCGTGCCGGGCGCAGCTCAGACTATGCCGAAGGCGTCACTGCGTTTCTGGAAAAGCGCAAGCCGGAGTTCAGCGGTCAATGA
- the paaN gene encoding phenylacetic acid degradation protein PaaN, whose amino-acid sequence MSEYFNRHRPMLDDALDALQARGYWTPFPEVPSGKIYGETAREDGAAAFAALLGRKFDIPGHPEDRRLGAELSPFGLELDIAYPAASVESLIDTAQAASARLSAASAELRVGACLEALVRLNRMSFTMANAVMHTTGQAFAMAFQAGGPHAQDRALEAVAMAWDEMNRFAGSARWEKPQGKAAPITLEKQWSVVPAGISVAICCNTFPTWNSYPGIFASIATGNPVIIKPHPSAILPLALSVRVLREVFAEAGLPAGAILLAVDEPGAEITKDLAVHPAVKLIDYTGSGAFGDWLRENATQAQIFSEEAGVNTVTIAESDDFSGMCSNLAFSLALYSGQMCTAPQNIFIPKDGIETDQGHKSFDEVAGALASAIDELLCDPARAAGICGAIANPATLERVDQARSRGRIFRDSSALAEGRTATPLLLSVEDGDPASEEEWFGPIAFLIPVADAATGIDRAADLARRKGAITAAIYDLDEARIQHAVTAFGAAGVNLSINLTGNIFVNQSAAFSDFHVTGANPAGNASLTDSVFVASRFRRVMWRRPAAA is encoded by the coding sequence ATGTCAGAGTACTTCAATCGGCACCGGCCGATGCTGGATGACGCGCTGGACGCGCTTCAGGCCCGTGGTTACTGGACCCCTTTCCCGGAAGTACCAAGCGGCAAGATCTATGGTGAAACTGCCCGCGAGGATGGCGCGGCCGCGTTCGCAGCACTGCTCGGAAGGAAGTTCGATATCCCCGGGCACCCCGAGGACCGCCGCCTCGGCGCTGAGCTATCGCCGTTCGGCCTGGAACTTGACATTGCCTATCCTGCAGCATCAGTCGAATCCCTGATCGACACTGCTCAGGCAGCCTCGGCCCGGCTTTCTGCCGCTTCAGCCGAGTTGCGCGTCGGAGCATGCCTTGAGGCGCTGGTCCGCTTGAACCGTATGAGCTTCACGATGGCGAACGCGGTCATGCATACCACCGGACAAGCGTTTGCAATGGCATTTCAGGCAGGCGGCCCGCATGCGCAGGATCGCGCCCTGGAAGCCGTCGCGATGGCCTGGGACGAGATGAACCGTTTCGCCGGTTCGGCCCGTTGGGAAAAGCCGCAAGGCAAGGCTGCCCCGATAACGCTGGAAAAACAGTGGTCCGTTGTCCCGGCAGGCATCTCCGTCGCGATCTGCTGCAATACCTTTCCGACGTGGAATTCCTATCCGGGGATATTCGCAAGCATCGCGACGGGAAATCCGGTCATCATCAAGCCGCATCCTTCGGCGATCCTGCCCCTTGCGCTATCTGTTCGCGTATTGCGCGAAGTCTTTGCCGAGGCTGGATTGCCCGCCGGGGCCATCTTGCTCGCGGTGGACGAGCCGGGTGCCGAGATCACCAAGGATTTGGCGGTTCATCCCGCAGTGAAGCTGATCGACTATACCGGCTCGGGTGCCTTCGGCGACTGGTTGCGAGAAAATGCGACGCAAGCGCAGATATTCTCGGAAGAGGCGGGAGTGAACACGGTGACAATTGCCGAGAGCGACGATTTCTCCGGCATGTGCTCCAATCTTGCTTTCTCGCTGGCTCTCTATTCGGGTCAGATGTGCACCGCGCCTCAAAATATCTTCATCCCGAAGGACGGGATCGAGACCGATCAGGGTCACAAGAGTTTCGACGAGGTCGCGGGGGCGCTAGCCTCGGCAATCGACGAGTTGCTTTGCGACCCGGCGCGCGCTGCCGGTATCTGCGGGGCGATCGCCAATCCGGCCACGCTGGAACGTGTCGATCAGGCCCGTTCTCGCGGTCGGATCTTCCGGGACAGTTCGGCCCTGGCGGAAGGGCGCACCGCCACTCCACTTCTGCTTTCGGTCGAAGACGGCGATCCTGCCAGCGAAGAAGAATGGTTCGGCCCCATTGCCTTCCTGATCCCCGTCGCGGATGCGGCGACAGGGATCGACCGCGCCGCTGATCTCGCCCGCCGCAAGGGCGCCATCACCGCCGCGATCTATGATCTGGATGAAGCCCGCATCCAGCACGCCGTGACGGCATTCGGTGCCGCGGGCGTGAACCTGTCGATCAATCTTACCGGCAACATTTTCGTCAACCAGTCGGCCGCCTTCAGCGACTTCCACGTCACCGGGGCGAACCCGGCCGGAAATGCCAGCCTGACCGACAGCGTATTCGTCGCCAGCCGGTTTCGGCGCGTGATGTGGCGCCGTCCTGCGGCCGCCTGA